The Hymenobacter baengnokdamensis genome includes a region encoding these proteins:
- a CDS encoding MFS transporter: protein MTPTLSSPAAGPRPGLRTPFTYSLFRAIWIASLVSNVGTWMQNVAGVWLVTTLTTSALLVALMQTATSLPAFLLSMPAGAIGDLIDRRRLLLFTQGFMAVVALGLGLFTLSGAVSAIDVLGFTFLLGMGSALNGPIWQTVTTELVPRPVLPFAITLNGVSNNIARAIGPALGGVIIAYYSPGWVFVLNGVSFVGTWMVVFRWRRESQDDGGPAENFSGALRAGIRYVQYSPPIIAVLVRTFAFSFGASAMWALLSVVVARRLNLQSGSYAVMLSWLGAGAVSGAFLIGRIGHRLNLNQRVLLGSFVFVGTNVGLALLPGEYWLFPLMFLSGTAWLITMTSFSTSVQLHVPKWVQARVVSMYMLVFQAGLSLGSIMWGELADRASLLIALLIAGGWMLASLALALPFPMHQPEGLDFSPAEPWSDQLPALEEEIDPDDGPVVVMIDYEVAPADHAAFRVAAQQLTRLRLRDGALRAGVFTDVSQPTRITEFFYVATWAEHERQHHRFTRDDQTIEGEVRRFHRGDTPPRVTHFLAFPRTANVEEAAPPLQLAGSAQ from the coding sequence ATGACTCCTACGCTTTCTTCGCCTGCGGCCGGGCCTCGCCCTGGCTTGCGCACCCCGTTTACCTACAGCCTTTTTCGGGCCATCTGGATTGCCTCGCTGGTCAGCAACGTGGGCACCTGGATGCAGAACGTGGCCGGCGTGTGGCTCGTCACTACCCTCACCACCTCGGCCCTGCTGGTGGCCCTGATGCAGACCGCCACCAGCCTGCCGGCTTTCCTGCTGAGTATGCCGGCCGGGGCCATCGGCGACCTTATCGACCGGCGGCGGCTCCTGCTTTTTACGCAGGGTTTTATGGCGGTGGTGGCGCTGGGCCTGGGCTTATTTACGCTGTCGGGGGCGGTTAGCGCCATCGACGTGTTGGGCTTTACGTTTTTGCTGGGCATGGGCTCGGCCCTGAACGGGCCAATCTGGCAGACCGTCACGACCGAGCTGGTGCCCCGGCCGGTACTGCCGTTTGCCATTACCCTCAACGGGGTGAGCAACAACATTGCCCGCGCCATCGGGCCGGCGCTGGGCGGCGTTATCATTGCCTACTACTCGCCGGGCTGGGTGTTTGTGCTCAACGGCGTATCGTTTGTGGGCACCTGGATGGTAGTATTTCGCTGGCGACGCGAAAGCCAGGACGACGGCGGACCCGCCGAAAACTTCTCGGGCGCACTGCGGGCCGGTATTCGGTATGTGCAATATTCGCCACCCATTATCGCGGTGCTGGTGCGCACGTTTGCCTTTTCATTTGGGGCCAGCGCCATGTGGGCGCTACTCTCGGTGGTGGTAGCACGGCGCCTGAATCTGCAATCAGGCTCATATGCCGTCATGCTGTCGTGGCTGGGTGCGGGGGCCGTATCGGGCGCCTTTCTGATTGGCCGAATCGGCCACCGGCTCAACCTCAACCAGCGCGTGCTGCTGGGCTCATTTGTGTTCGTGGGCACCAATGTGGGCCTGGCGCTGCTGCCGGGCGAGTACTGGCTGTTTCCGCTCATGTTTCTGTCGGGCACCGCTTGGCTTATTACCATGACCAGCTTCAGCACCAGCGTGCAGCTGCACGTGCCCAAGTGGGTGCAGGCGCGGGTAGTAAGCATGTACATGCTGGTATTTCAGGCCGGGCTGAGCCTGGGCAGCATTATGTGGGGCGAGCTGGCCGACCGTGCCAGCCTGCTCATTGCCCTGCTGATAGCGGGCGGCTGGATGCTGGCCAGCCTGGCGCTGGCGCTGCCTTTCCCCATGCACCAGCCCGAGGGCCTCGACTTTTCGCCGGCCGAGCCGTGGAGCGACCAGCTGCCCGCGCTGGAAGAAGAAATTGACCCCGACGATGGTCCGGTCGTGGTTATGATAGATTACGAGGTGGCCCCCGCCGACCACGCCGCCTTCCGGGTGGCGGCCCAGCAGCTTACCCGTCTGCGCCTGCGCGACGGGGCCCTGCGGGCCGGCGTTTTTACCGACGTGAGCCAGCCTACGCGCATCACCGAGTTCTTTTACGTAGCCACCTGGGCCGAGCACGAGCGCCAGCACCACCGCTTCACCCGCGACGACCAGACTATTGAGGGCGAGGTGCGGCGCTTTCATCGGGGCGATACCCCGCCGCGCGTTACGCACTTTCTGGCCTTTCCGCGCACGGCCAATGTAGAGGAGGCCGCGCCGCCGCTGCAACTGGCCGGCAGTGCCCAGTAA
- a CDS encoding DoxX family protein, whose protein sequence is MRLTNVELAFVLGRLLLGVNFLMHGLVRLPKLPVFRAGILKEFAASPLPPGLVSAFATVLPFVEGGIGLLLVPGLLTRPALVAAMLVIISLVFGSSLLEKWSLVGDQLLYGLYIITLVAHLQHNRLCLDRLPTS, encoded by the coding sequence ATGAGACTCACGAACGTTGAATTAGCCTTTGTGCTGGGCCGCCTGCTGCTGGGCGTTAACTTTTTGATGCACGGCCTGGTGCGCCTGCCGAAGCTGCCGGTTTTCCGGGCCGGCATTCTAAAAGAGTTTGCCGCCTCGCCCCTGCCGCCGGGCCTGGTGAGCGCATTCGCCACGGTACTGCCGTTTGTGGAGGGCGGAATTGGCCTGCTGCTGGTACCCGGCCTGCTTACCCGGCCGGCGCTGGTGGCAGCCATGCTGGTGATTATCAGCCTGGTATTTGGCAGTAGCCTGCTCGAAAAATGGAGCCTCGTGGGCGACCAGCTGCTGTATGGCCTCTATATTATCACGCTGGTAGCACACCTGCAGCACAACCGCCTGTGCCTCGACCGGCTGCCGACGAGCTAA
- a CDS encoding POT family MFS transporter, whose protein sequence is MPTATLAARFPKAVPFIIGNEVAERFSYYGMRAILPTFLVAQFFNPSHSAGLTAGAEARANDFVHSFAALGYALPVLGALLADWVLGKYRVILYLSMLYCGGHALLAAYTDNLAGFRAGLFVIAIGMGGIKSSVTANLGDQFDQHNAHLLPKAYGWFQLAIDVGAALSTAFIPELYARAGAAWAFGVPGLLMGAAALTFWLGRRHYVRRPPTGLLAGLRQTLGPGEDRAALRRVGVIFLFIPVLWALYDQSVSEWVLQAAHLNRQLWPGYAPLPEQLQILGIVFGIGLNPLLTYRIYPALERRGVRATPLRRMGTGMVLVALAMCIIAGVQHGLDVGGSPSVWWQVLAYLVVAGGTIMVAVTGLEYAYTHSPPAFKSLMTSLWLLTIAGGNYFLALMNSSIARGGFFARFQGANYYWFFVGLMAVNVVLFALVATRLTEKTYVGAGPLVVEPLAE, encoded by the coding sequence ATGCCCACTGCTACTTTAGCTGCCCGCTTTCCCAAAGCCGTTCCGTTTATTATTGGCAATGAGGTGGCCGAGCGCTTCAGCTACTACGGGATGCGAGCCATCCTGCCCACGTTTCTGGTGGCGCAGTTTTTCAACCCTTCGCACAGCGCCGGGCTCACGGCCGGCGCCGAGGCCCGCGCCAACGACTTCGTGCACTCGTTTGCGGCCCTGGGCTACGCCCTGCCGGTGCTGGGTGCGCTGCTGGCCGACTGGGTGCTGGGCAAGTACCGCGTTATTCTCTATCTATCCATGCTGTACTGCGGCGGGCACGCGCTGCTGGCCGCGTACACCGACAACCTGGCGGGCTTTCGGGCGGGCCTGTTCGTGATTGCCATCGGCATGGGCGGTATCAAATCGAGCGTGACGGCTAACCTGGGTGACCAGTTCGACCAGCACAACGCGCACCTGCTGCCCAAGGCCTACGGCTGGTTTCAGCTGGCCATCGACGTGGGCGCGGCGCTGTCCACGGCCTTTATCCCGGAGCTGTACGCCCGCGCCGGGGCGGCCTGGGCCTTTGGCGTGCCCGGCCTGCTGATGGGCGCGGCGGCCCTCACCTTCTGGCTGGGCCGCCGGCACTACGTGCGCCGCCCGCCCACCGGCCTGCTGGCCGGCCTGCGCCAGACGCTGGGCCCCGGCGAAGACCGCGCCGCGCTGCGCCGGGTGGGCGTCATCTTTCTGTTTATCCCGGTGCTGTGGGCGCTGTACGACCAGAGCGTGTCGGAGTGGGTGCTGCAAGCCGCCCACCTCAACCGCCAGCTGTGGCCCGGCTACGCCCCGCTGCCCGAGCAGCTCCAGATTCTGGGTATCGTGTTTGGCATCGGCCTCAACCCGCTGCTCACCTACCGCATTTACCCCGCCCTGGAGCGGCGCGGGGTGCGGGCCACGCCGCTGCGGCGCATGGGCACGGGCATGGTGCTGGTGGCGCTGGCTATGTGCATCATCGCCGGGGTGCAGCACGGCCTCGATGTGGGCGGCAGCCCCTCGGTGTGGTGGCAGGTGCTGGCGTACCTGGTGGTAGCGGGCGGCACTATTATGGTAGCCGTTACGGGCCTGGAATACGCCTACACGCACTCGCCACCGGCCTTCAAAAGCCTGATGACCTCGCTGTGGCTGCTCACCATCGCGGGTGGCAACTATTTTCTGGCCCTGATGAACAGCAGCATTGCGCGAGGCGGCTTTTTTGCCCGGTTTCAGGGGGCCAATTATTACTGGTTTTTTGTGGGACTAATGGCCGTGAACGTGGTTCTGTTTGCGCTGGTAGCCACGCGCCTCACGGAAAAAACGTACGTAGGGGCCGGCCCGCTGGTCGTGGAGCCCCTGGCCGAGTAG
- a CDS encoding MBL fold metallo-hydrolase, translated as MLSNHASRASTPDFMPVVAGLYALRNIFVNLYYVEAEPTAGQSRASWVLIDAGLPGAASKIRRHAEEVFGPNNPPAAIIMTHAHFDHAGGLDGLLDAWPDVPVYAHPLELPYLTGRSSYPPPDPTVGGGLMAWSSFLYPKHPYDLGNRVHALPADGSVPGLPGWRWVHTPGHTPGHVSFFRDSDKVLVAGDAFTTVVGESGLATLTQKQVVHGPPAYFTPDWDAARLSVATLLSLAPQVAATGHGIAMHGDELLQQLEQLAVTFNEVARPKIGRYAHEPATADASGVRSVPPPLVSPWLKGVAVAGLALAALALAGTGKKRKKEKKVYRAAYRDNPARPTPAKRW; from the coding sequence ATGTTATCCAACCACGCCTCGCGGGCCAGTACGCCCGACTTTATGCCCGTTGTAGCCGGGCTGTACGCGCTGCGAAACATATTCGTAAACCTCTATTATGTAGAAGCCGAGCCCACGGCCGGGCAGTCGCGGGCTTCCTGGGTGCTGATTGATGCCGGCCTGCCGGGTGCTGCCTCCAAAATCAGGCGGCACGCCGAAGAGGTATTCGGGCCCAACAACCCGCCGGCGGCCATTATCATGACCCACGCGCACTTCGACCACGCCGGCGGCCTCGACGGGCTACTCGACGCCTGGCCCGATGTGCCGGTATATGCGCACCCGCTGGAGCTGCCTTACCTCACCGGCCGGTCGAGCTATCCGCCGCCCGACCCTACCGTGGGCGGCGGCCTCATGGCCTGGAGCTCGTTTCTCTACCCCAAGCACCCCTACGACCTCGGCAACCGGGTGCACGCCTTACCCGCCGATGGCAGCGTGCCCGGCCTGCCCGGCTGGCGCTGGGTGCACACGCCGGGCCACACGCCCGGCCACGTCTCCTTTTTCCGCGATAGCGATAAAGTGCTGGTGGCCGGCGATGCCTTCACGACCGTGGTAGGCGAGTCGGGGTTGGCTACGCTCACGCAAAAGCAGGTGGTGCACGGCCCGCCCGCGTATTTCACGCCCGACTGGGATGCGGCCCGCTTGTCGGTGGCTACGCTGCTGAGTCTGGCCCCTCAGGTAGCGGCCACCGGCCACGGCATTGCCATGCACGGCGACGAGCTGCTGCAACAGCTGGAGCAGCTGGCCGTAACTTTCAATGAGGTGGCCCGGCCCAAGATTGGCCGTTACGCCCACGAGCCCGCTACCGCCGATGCCAGCGGGGTTCGCTCGGTGCCGCCCCCGTTGGTAAGCCCCTGGCTGAAAGGTGTGGCCGTAGCCGGCCTGGCCCTGGCGGCCCTGGCCCTGGCGGGTACTGGGAAAAAGCGCAAAAAGGAAAAGAAAGTCTATCGGGCTGCTTACCGCGATAACCCGGCCCGGCCCACGCCGGCGAAGCGCTGGTAA
- a CDS encoding SMP-30/gluconolactonase/LRE family protein yields the protein MYSYPKKLLVCVALALPLAAGAQATATPLSEAGRALFASAPVPQLVARQFAFTEGPAVDRQGNIFFTDQPNDKIWKYGTDGRLSVFLSPAGRANGLYFDKKGRLIACADGPGQLWAIGPAGQVQVLVTDAAGRRLNGPNDVWVSPANGVYFTDPYYKRDYWDAARPAPIEQYVYYLAPGGTQPVVVEKTLQKPNGLIGSPDGKLLYVADIEGNKTYRYRLGSKGELLDKQLFVAQGSDGMTLDERGNVYLTGQGVTIYSPAGERLAHLDVPAAWTANICFGGRDMRTLFITASEAVFTVPMLVRGIR from the coding sequence ATGTATAGCTATCCCAAAAAATTACTGGTATGCGTAGCGTTGGCGCTTCCCCTGGCGGCAGGGGCACAGGCCACGGCTACGCCCCTTTCGGAGGCAGGCCGGGCCTTGTTCGCCAGCGCGCCGGTGCCGCAGCTGGTGGCCCGGCAGTTTGCCTTTACCGAAGGCCCGGCCGTCGACCGGCAGGGCAATATATTCTTCACCGACCAGCCCAACGATAAAATCTGGAAATACGGCACCGACGGCCGGCTCAGCGTTTTTCTGAGTCCGGCCGGGCGGGCCAACGGCTTGTATTTCGATAAGAAAGGCCGCCTCATTGCCTGCGCCGACGGCCCGGGCCAGCTGTGGGCCATCGGCCCCGCAGGCCAGGTGCAGGTGCTGGTGACGGACGCGGCCGGCCGCCGCCTCAACGGCCCCAACGACGTATGGGTGAGCCCGGCCAACGGCGTCTATTTCACCGACCCGTACTACAAGCGCGACTATTGGGATGCCGCGCGCCCGGCGCCCATCGAGCAGTACGTGTACTACCTCGCGCCCGGCGGCACGCAGCCCGTGGTCGTGGAAAAGACCCTGCAAAAGCCCAACGGCCTCATCGGCTCGCCCGATGGCAAGCTGCTGTACGTGGCCGACATTGAGGGCAACAAAACCTATCGCTACCGCCTGGGCAGCAAAGGCGAGCTGCTGGATAAGCAGCTCTTCGTGGCGCAGGGCTCCGACGGTATGACCCTCGACGAGCGCGGCAACGTGTACCTCACCGGCCAGGGCGTTACCATTTACAGCCCGGCCGGCGAGCGCCTGGCCCACCTCGACGTGCCCGCCGCCTGGACGGCCAATATCTGCTTTGGCGGACGCGATATGCGCACGCTGTTCATCACGGCTTCGGAGGCCGTTTTTACGGTGCCCATGCTGGTGCGCGGCATCCGGTAG
- a CDS encoding alpha/beta fold hydrolase, with protein MLRRTLTALARTALLPVRGATLLYQAGRAHQHFFQPVLNGALGDQLAARHDPRAIAMSFRRGGHDVPVAELGLSERNQQTVVFVHGLMGDELIWQTGFQDEAGGPLRYGPRLAAETNCRPLYLRYNSGLHISENGRSLSRLLTELVETYPEAVGELVLVGHSMGGLIIRSAGYYGSELPAHNTTSKRQALPEKSPWLTHLRSVFLLGVPHEGSYLEQNGQLVERLLRRINLFPTRFVSEAIARRSNGIKDLGQALLVDEDWQQPDDPALPRPRTVVPLLPGVRYHVLVGDWLRAGRPQLLREYFGDGLVGAASGRGRQFSDETELPPGTTVRTARFGQHHGGLLYNVEVYQYLRQWLQK; from the coding sequence ATGCTGCGTCGCACCCTTACTGCCCTGGCCCGCACGGCCCTGCTGCCCGTGCGCGGCGCCACGCTGCTTTACCAGGCCGGGCGGGCGCATCAGCATTTTTTTCAGCCCGTGCTGAATGGGGCGCTGGGTGACCAGCTGGCCGCCCGCCACGACCCGCGCGCCATTGCCATGAGCTTCCGGCGCGGCGGCCACGATGTGCCGGTAGCCGAGCTGGGCCTGAGCGAGCGCAACCAGCAAACCGTCGTGTTTGTGCACGGCCTCATGGGCGACGAGCTTATCTGGCAAACCGGCTTTCAGGACGAAGCGGGCGGGCCGCTGCGCTACGGCCCCCGCCTGGCCGCCGAAACCAACTGCCGGCCGCTCTACCTACGCTACAACTCGGGCCTGCACATCTCCGAAAACGGCCGTTCCCTCAGCCGGCTGCTTACCGAGCTGGTCGAAACCTATCCCGAAGCCGTGGGCGAGCTGGTGCTGGTGGGCCACAGCATGGGCGGGCTCATCATTCGCTCGGCAGGCTACTATGGCAGTGAGCTGCCGGCCCACAACACCACCAGCAAAAGGCAGGCGCTCCCCGAAAAATCGCCCTGGCTGACTCACCTGCGGTCAGTTTTTCTGCTGGGCGTACCGCACGAGGGCTCGTACCTGGAGCAAAACGGCCAGCTGGTCGAGCGCCTGCTGCGGCGCATCAACCTCTTCCCCACCCGCTTCGTGAGCGAGGCCATTGCCCGGCGCTCCAACGGCATTAAAGACCTGGGCCAGGCCCTGCTGGTGGATGAGGACTGGCAGCAGCCCGACGACCCGGCCCTGCCACGGCCGCGCACGGTGGTGCCGCTGCTGCCCGGCGTGCGCTACCACGTGCTGGTGGGCGACTGGCTGCGCGCCGGCCGGCCCCAGCTTTTGCGCGAATATTTTGGCGATGGCCTGGTGGGCGCGGCCAGCGGCCGGGGCCGGCAGTTCAGCGACGAAACTGAGCTGCCGCCCGGCACCACCGTGCGTACTGCCCGCTTCGGGCAGCACCACGGCGGCCTGCTTTATAATGTAGAAGTGTATCAATATCTACGTCAGTGGCTACAAAAATAA
- a CDS encoding T9SS type A sorting domain-containing protein → MKTFTYSFALLLLVLGTSRLASAQNIPNNGFENWATTNTVEAPVNWQTTDNILAAINQIPAGSYYNTGTVTKVTDAHSGLYAAKLTSQSLPTNGGGSVVLPGYLVLGNRVTVDAQYNFYGGLPYTARPTQMQFYYKLTGPGAATDQAAIQVVLTRSVNGTSTLIGEADATLAPTTGGYALGTLTLNYSSSALPDSVTIYAASGNAQTIQAGTALQLDDITFIGTGLAVRADAGLQAQLTVSPNPSPSGRFVISSPSEPALAAAPLTVLDALGREVLRQAPQTVPSGTRELDLSNLPLGIYLLRLDSKQGALVRKLVVK, encoded by the coding sequence ATGAAAACATTCACATACTCCTTCGCCCTGTTGCTGCTGGTGCTGGGTACCAGCCGCCTGGCCAGTGCCCAGAACATCCCCAATAATGGGTTTGAGAACTGGGCTACCACGAATACGGTGGAAGCGCCCGTAAACTGGCAGACCACCGACAATATTCTGGCGGCCATCAACCAGATTCCGGCCGGCAGCTACTACAACACCGGCACAGTAACCAAGGTAACGGATGCCCACAGCGGCCTTTACGCGGCCAAGCTAACGTCGCAAAGCCTGCCAACCAATGGTGGGGGCTCCGTAGTATTGCCGGGCTATCTGGTGTTGGGCAACCGCGTGACGGTTGATGCCCAGTACAATTTCTATGGGGGCTTGCCGTACACGGCCCGGCCTACCCAGATGCAGTTTTACTACAAACTTACGGGTCCCGGCGCCGCTACCGACCAGGCGGCCATTCAGGTAGTTCTGACGCGCTCCGTCAACGGAACTTCTACGCTAATCGGGGAGGCCGATGCTACCCTCGCTCCCACTACCGGAGGCTATGCCCTAGGCACGCTTACGCTTAACTACTCTTCCAGCGCCCTGCCCGACTCGGTTACCATCTACGCGGCCTCGGGCAATGCCCAGACCATTCAGGCGGGCACCGCGCTGCAGCTCGACGATATCACGTTTATCGGCACCGGCCTGGCCGTGCGCGCCGATGCCGGCCTGCAAGCCCAGCTTACGGTGTCGCCCAACCCCAGCCCAAGCGGACGCTTTGTCATCAGCTCGCCCTCCGAGCCGGCGCTGGCTGCGGCCCCGCTGACGGTGCTCGACGCCCTGGGCCGGGAAGTGCTGCGCCAGGCTCCGCAGACGGTGCCCTCCGGCACGCGCGAGCTGGACTTGAGCAACCTGCCGCTGGGCATCTATTTACTGCGCCTCGACTCGAAGCAGGGGGCGCTGGTGCGGAAGCTGGTGGTAAAGTAA
- a CDS encoding flavin reductase family protein — MQHLTAADIAAFDKIYRLNLVNGLPGYKPANLVGTAAPDGRTNLAIFSSVLHLGSDPAVLGMVTRPTTVPRHTYQNIKDNAGCYTLNHVPLSLAAQAHYTSANFGDDVSEFEACGFTADFRDGFPAPYVAESPLSIGLRLREEHAIFNGTLLLVGTVEHVYLRPEALRPDGTLDLAALGEAAISGLDGYHAVAPPVRFGYARPGQLPAPL, encoded by the coding sequence ATGCAACACCTTACCGCCGCCGATATTGCGGCTTTCGACAAAATTTACCGGCTCAACCTCGTCAATGGCCTGCCGGGCTACAAGCCGGCCAACCTCGTGGGCACGGCCGCGCCCGACGGGCGCACCAACCTGGCCATTTTCAGCTCGGTGCTGCACCTGGGCTCCGACCCGGCCGTGCTGGGTATGGTAACCCGCCCCACCACCGTGCCGCGCCATACCTACCAGAACATCAAGGATAATGCTGGCTGCTACACCCTCAACCACGTGCCGCTGAGCCTGGCGGCGCAGGCCCACTACACCTCGGCCAATTTTGGCGACGACGTGTCGGAGTTTGAGGCCTGCGGCTTCACGGCCGATTTCCGCGACGGCTTCCCGGCTCCCTACGTCGCGGAGAGCCCGCTCAGCATCGGGCTGCGGCTGCGCGAAGAGCACGCCATTTTCAATGGTACGCTGCTGCTGGTGGGCACCGTCGAGCACGTATACCTGCGGCCCGAAGCCCTGCGGCCCGACGGCACCCTCGACCTGGCCGCGCTGGGCGAAGCTGCCATCTCGGGCCTCGATGGCTACCACGCGGTGGCGCCGCCGGTGCGCTTCGGCTACGCCCGGCCGGGGCAGCTACCCGCGCCGCTTTAA
- a CDS encoding T9SS type A sorting domain-containing protein, with the protein MKTTFRRPAAAGYLGGWLAAAALGAGLLQLQPAHAQLPAPATVTLTVPAGLASSPFNTPRSMQVPAGFTIAVYARVPGARFLAITPDGNLLVSQPGAGKVALVRPGSAGGAPVITDFVSGLRNPHDMVFHTIGSTTYLYLSESNQINRYVYHAGDLTGQSRQVIITGLPDASTPELQGAYAHALKNLALDGNDKLYVSIASSCNACLTDTQSDPIRGAIYQYDADGSNRRLFARGLRNAEGLAFIPGTNTLWVAVNNRDNTPYPFDDGTGKYGQVIPDYVDNHPPDEFTKVTDGANYGWPFYNPNPDTSTGLDNMPFDRDYDWNRDGHVDVSTMTRISKGIQAHSAALGLTFLQGTRFPAAYNNAAVIALHGSWNRQTPTGYKVIYFPWDAATQTPGAQADLVTGFIDGSGAWGRPVDTAVDPQGRLFISDDQSSTIYQLSAPAGALATAGAAAPASLAQLYPNPTSAGATTLDLTGLPAGTYRVTLLDLLGRVVQPPANCLGGTRALVAASSLARGTYLVRIQGEQLGQVLRLVRN; encoded by the coding sequence ATGAAAACTACTTTTCGCCGGCCGGCGGCTGCCGGCTACCTGGGCGGCTGGCTGGCGGCCGCCGCTCTGGGTGCGGGCCTGCTGCAACTGCAACCCGCCCATGCGCAGCTGCCCGCGCCGGCTACCGTCACGCTTACGGTGCCGGCCGGCCTGGCCAGCTCGCCCTTCAATACGCCTCGCTCAATGCAGGTGCCGGCGGGCTTTACCATTGCCGTGTACGCGCGGGTGCCGGGAGCGCGGTTTCTGGCCATTACGCCCGATGGAAATTTATTGGTGTCGCAGCCCGGCGCGGGCAAGGTGGCGCTGGTGCGGCCCGGCAGCGCGGGCGGCGCGCCGGTGATAACGGACTTTGTAAGTGGTCTGCGCAACCCACACGATATGGTATTTCACACCATCGGCAGCACCACGTACCTCTATTTATCTGAGAGCAACCAGATAAACCGTTACGTGTACCATGCCGGCGACCTCACGGGCCAAAGCCGGCAGGTTATCATTACGGGTCTGCCCGATGCTAGCACGCCCGAGCTGCAAGGTGCCTACGCGCACGCTCTCAAAAACCTGGCGCTCGATGGCAACGACAAGCTTTACGTGAGCATTGCTTCCAGCTGCAACGCCTGCCTGACGGATACGCAGAGCGACCCCATTCGCGGGGCCATTTACCAGTACGACGCCGATGGCAGCAACCGCCGCCTCTTCGCGCGCGGGCTGCGCAATGCTGAGGGGCTGGCGTTTATTCCGGGTACCAATACCCTGTGGGTGGCGGTGAATAACCGCGACAATACGCCGTATCCGTTCGACGATGGCACCGGCAAGTACGGGCAGGTTATCCCGGATTACGTCGACAACCACCCGCCCGACGAGTTTACCAAAGTAACCGATGGGGCTAACTACGGCTGGCCGTTTTACAATCCCAACCCCGATACCAGCACCGGCCTGGACAATATGCCCTTCGACCGCGACTACGACTGGAACCGCGACGGCCATGTGGACGTGAGCACCATGACGCGCATCAGCAAAGGCATTCAGGCGCATTCGGCGGCACTGGGCCTCACTTTTTTGCAGGGCACCCGGTTTCCGGCGGCCTACAACAATGCCGCCGTGATAGCGCTGCACGGCTCCTGGAACCGCCAAACGCCGACGGGCTACAAGGTTATCTATTTCCCCTGGGATGCTGCCACCCAAACTCCCGGCGCGCAGGCCGACCTGGTAACAGGCTTTATCGACGGCAGCGGCGCCTGGGGCCGGCCCGTCGATACGGCCGTTGACCCGCAGGGCCGGCTCTTTATTTCCGATGACCAGAGCAGCACCATCTACCAGCTCAGCGCGCCGGCCGGGGCGCTGGCTACCGCGGGCGCAGCCGCGCCGGCCAGTCTGGCCCAGCTGTATCCTAACCCCACCAGTGCCGGTGCTACCACGCTCGACCTTACGGGCCTGCCCGCCGGCACCTACCGCGTAACGCTGCTCGACCTGCTGGGCCGCGTTGTGCAGCCGCCGGCAAACTGCCTCGGCGGCACCCGCGCTTTAGTAGCGGCATCTTCGCTGGCGCGTGGCACCTACCTAGTGCGGATTCAGGGCGAGCAGCTTGGACAGGTGCTGCGCCTGGTGCGGAATTAA